The Geoalkalibacter ferrihydriticus DSM 17813 genome includes a window with the following:
- a CDS encoding FtsX-like permease family protein, with product MILARAGWRSLARHPLQLLFAVIGVALGVAVVIGIDLANSSASRAFRLSADTLSGSTTHQIIGGPQGLDEDVYRRLRVEAGVRHSAPIVEGYAELPGVPGLTMRILGIDPLADGPFRTYTPSLETTADFTRLLVEPGSAFLLDTTARRLGLSLNEAWRVDTLGTSVSLTLSGVLSAPDEITARALDNLIIVDIATAQETLGLLGRLSRIDLILPAGPSGQALAAEIEALLPPAATLVSASARADVMAQMTRAFQLNLTAMSLLALVIGMFLIYNTLTFAVLQRRPLLGILRTLGVTRAQIFRLILGEALLIGLAGTLLGLLLGVGLGQGLLSLVTRTINDLYFVLHVQHLEVTAWSLLKGVALGVGATLAAAFIPAVEATRTPPRRVLMRSTVESAQRRRAPRMALLGLIIAALGALALILPGNSLILSFLALFAVIAGYALAVPGLMLALLRALSAPLGRLGGVLGKMAGRNLGASLSRSGVATAALAVAVAATIGIGLMIGSFRLSVAQWLESYLRADIYITTPSVGFEAGRTPLEPRLVEELSQAPGVELATRARHLLLEGAQGTLELFVAEIPPRAQAGYEFKSGDPTRIWQAFATQPAVLVSEPFAYHRGLGRGDLLELRTDRGPVKFEVAGIYMDYGSDQGRVTLSRNIFTRYWDERGSDALGLYLKPGLEAETVAAELRALAGGRQQVVVYSNRSLREASMATFDRTFAITAVLRLLVIIVAFIGILNALMAMQIERAREMAVLRANGLTPRQVWRLVTAETGLIGLVAGLLALPLGLVQALVLIHVINRRSFGWTMQTYLAPDIVLQALLLAVVAALLAGLYPAWRMARTSPALALREE from the coding sequence ATGATCCTCGCCCGTGCCGGATGGCGCTCGCTCGCGCGCCATCCACTGCAATTGCTGTTTGCCGTTATCGGCGTGGCGCTGGGCGTGGCGGTGGTTATCGGCATCGATCTGGCCAACAGCAGCGCCTCGCGCGCCTTTCGCTTGTCCGCCGACACCCTCAGCGGCAGCACCACCCATCAGATCATCGGCGGACCTCAGGGTCTGGATGAAGATGTCTATCGGCGCCTGCGCGTCGAGGCGGGCGTGCGGCACAGCGCACCCATCGTCGAAGGCTATGCCGAGCTGCCTGGGGTTCCAGGCCTGACGATGCGGATTCTCGGCATCGATCCCCTCGCCGACGGACCATTCCGCACCTATACCCCCAGCCTGGAAACCACCGCCGACTTTACCCGCCTGCTCGTCGAGCCGGGCAGCGCCTTTCTCCTTGATACGACGGCCCGGCGCCTGGGCCTGTCGCTGAACGAAGCATGGCGTGTCGATACCTTGGGCACCTCCGTCTCTCTGACCCTGTCCGGAGTTTTGAGCGCGCCCGACGAAATCACCGCACGCGCCCTGGACAATCTCATCATCGTCGATATCGCCACCGCCCAGGAAACCCTGGGGCTGCTCGGACGGCTGTCGCGCATCGACCTGATCCTGCCCGCAGGCCCATCAGGCCAGGCCCTGGCGGCTGAAATCGAAGCCCTGCTGCCGCCGGCCGCAACCCTGGTAAGCGCCTCGGCGCGCGCTGACGTGATGGCGCAAATGACCCGTGCCTTCCAGCTCAACCTCACTGCCATGAGCCTGCTGGCGCTGGTCATCGGCATGTTTCTGATCTACAACACCCTGACCTTCGCGGTGCTGCAACGGCGCCCGCTTCTCGGTATTTTGCGCACCCTGGGTGTGACCCGCGCGCAGATTTTCCGCCTGATTCTGGGGGAAGCCCTGCTGATCGGCCTGGCCGGCACCCTGCTCGGTCTGCTGCTGGGCGTGGGGCTCGGGCAGGGACTGCTCAGCCTCGTCACCCGCACCATCAATGATCTGTATTTCGTACTCCATGTCCAGCACCTGGAGGTTACTGCCTGGTCGCTGCTCAAAGGTGTGGCTCTGGGTGTGGGCGCAACCCTGGCCGCCGCCTTTATCCCGGCTGTGGAAGCCACCCGCACGCCGCCGCGCCGGGTGCTGATGCGCTCGACGGTGGAAAGCGCGCAACGCCGCCGCGCCCCGCGGATGGCCCTGCTCGGCCTGATCATTGCCGCACTCGGCGCCCTGGCTCTGATTCTGCCCGGCAATAGCCTGATCCTGAGTTTTCTGGCCCTGTTCGCGGTGATTGCCGGCTACGCCCTGGCCGTGCCGGGGCTGATGCTGGCCCTGCTGCGCGCCTTGTCCGCCCCCCTGGGTCGGCTGGGCGGTGTGCTGGGGAAAATGGCCGGGCGCAACCTGGGCGCCTCGCTCAGCCGCAGCGGCGTGGCCACGGCGGCCCTGGCCGTGGCGGTGGCGGCAACCATCGGGATCGGCCTGATGATCGGCAGTTTTCGCCTGAGCGTCGCGCAGTGGCTGGAGAGTTATCTGCGCGCCGATATCTACATCACCACACCGAGCGTGGGTTTCGAAGCGGGACGCACCCCCCTTGAACCGCGCCTCGTTGAAGAATTGAGCCAGGCTCCGGGCGTCGAACTTGCGACACGTGCCCGCCACCTGCTGCTCGAAGGCGCACAAGGCACACTGGAGCTGTTCGTTGCCGAGATCCCGCCCCGCGCCCAGGCGGGCTATGAGTTCAAAAGCGGCGATCCCACGCGGATCTGGCAGGCGTTTGCCACCCAGCCGGCGGTGCTGGTCTCCGAACCTTTTGCCTACCACCGCGGCCTCGGGCGGGGCGATCTGCTTGAACTGCGCACCGATCGCGGTCCGGTGAAATTCGAGGTGGCCGGGATCTACATGGATTACGGCTCCGACCAGGGTCGCGTCACCCTGAGTCGCAACATCTTCACGCGCTACTGGGACGAACGCGGCAGCGACGCCCTCGGTTTGTATCTCAAGCCCGGCCTGGAAGCCGAAACGGTGGCGGCCGAATTACGCGCTCTGGCCGGCGGCCGGCAGCAGGTGGTGGTCTACTCCAACCGCTCCCTGCGCGAAGCGTCCATGGCGACCTTCGACCGCACTTTCGCCATCACGGCCGTGCTGCGCCTGCTGGTGATCATCGTCGCCTTCATCGGCATTCTCAATGCCCTGATGGCCATGCAGATCGAGCGCGCCCGCGAAATGGCGGTGCTGCGCGCCAATGGCCTGACCCCGCGCCAGGTGTGGCGGCTGGTGACCGCCGAGACCGGACTTATCGGTCTGGTCGCCGGCCTGCTCGCACTGCCTCTGGGGCTCGTACAGGCGTTGGTGCTGATCCACGTGATCAACCGCCGCTCCTTCGGCTGGACCATGCAGACCTATCTCGCCCCGGACATTGTGCTGCAGGCCCTGCTGCTGGCAGTCGTCGCGGCGCTGCTGGCGGGGCTTTATCCGGCCTGGCGCATGGCGCGCACCTCGCCGGCCCTGGCCCTGCGGGAGGAATGA
- a CDS encoding ABC transporter ATP-binding protein, whose product MTSTPATIAAPLLHLRRLSKSYREGESTRTIFADLEVSIARGARIALLGRSGSGKSTLLNLISGIDQPDQGEVIIQGTVLNHLSEHERTLFRRAHIGFVFQFFNLIPTLTVLENLLLPLELQGRLDAKEKHRAEELLGEVGLRERASSFPDRLSGGEQQRIAICRALIHRPSLLLADEPTGNLDGETGTQALDLLDDLVREHGATLIMVTHSAEVARRADRILTIRDGRLEESPP is encoded by the coding sequence ATGACCTCTACCCCCGCCACAATCGCCGCGCCCCTGCTGCACCTGCGTCGGCTAAGCAAAAGCTACCGCGAGGGCGAAAGCACCCGCACGATTTTCGCCGATCTCGAGGTAAGCATCGCCCGTGGCGCGCGCATCGCCCTGCTCGGGCGCAGCGGTTCGGGCAAATCGACCCTGCTCAACCTCATCAGCGGCATTGATCAGCCCGACCAGGGCGAGGTGATCATCCAGGGCACCGTCCTCAACCACCTGAGCGAGCACGAGCGCACCCTGTTTCGCCGCGCGCATATTGGGTTTGTCTTTCAGTTTTTCAACCTGATTCCCACCCTCACTGTCCTTGAAAACCTGCTCCTGCCCCTGGAGTTGCAGGGCCGTCTCGATGCGAAGGAAAAACACCGTGCCGAAGAGCTGCTTGGGGAGGTCGGATTGCGGGAGCGCGCCTCTTCCTTTCCCGATCGCCTCTCGGGCGGCGAACAGCAGCGGATTGCCATCTGCCGCGCGCTCATCCACCGGCCCAGCCTGCTGCTGGCCGACGAACCGACGGGCAATCTCGACGGCGAAACGGGAACGCAGGCCCTGGATCTGCTCGATGACCTGGTCCGTGAGCACGGCGCCACCCTGATCATGGTCACGCACAGCGCCGAGGTGGCACGGCGCGCCGATCGCATTCTGACCATCCGCGACGGCCGCCTTGAGGAATCCCCGCCATGA
- a CDS encoding PP2C family protein-serine/threonine phosphatase, giving the protein MSEKILIAQAPGAERQTLRGLLREQGYFAVIAGSLDAALRMLAENPAVLLLDPDLADGAGPQFWSALEDGCRQSETACLALIGAGRTAGALHERAPWLAGSVRLPADPADLAVRVRDVLTIRRLGHELALAHNMLSKKQREFGESLRAAAQIQKNLLPRHLPKVETLNFAYRFMPCEAVGGDLFNVLRLDEDTVMAYLFDVSGHGVSAAMVGVSVHQSLSPHSGHIVKQRLDQPPYYRIPGPAQVMAALEAEFPFERFDKFFTIAYLLIDIHSGRVRYCNAGHPPSLLLRADGSVETLDQGGGLIGLSEVGAFNESEVRLNPGDRIFLHSDGIVEYTNSMREFFGEERFLRKLGEFKRHELGKVCDKVIEALRTFGRGAPLADDITLLGIEYRGR; this is encoded by the coding sequence ATGTCGGAAAAAATTCTCATTGCCCAGGCGCCCGGTGCAGAGCGGCAGACACTCAGGGGATTGCTGCGCGAGCAGGGCTATTTTGCCGTTATCGCCGGCAGTCTGGATGCGGCCCTGCGCATGTTGGCGGAAAATCCTGCCGTATTGCTTCTCGATCCGGATCTGGCCGATGGTGCCGGGCCGCAGTTTTGGTCGGCTTTGGAGGACGGCTGCCGGCAGAGCGAAACCGCCTGTCTGGCATTGATTGGTGCCGGGCGTACCGCCGGCGCGCTGCATGAGCGTGCGCCTTGGCTAGCCGGCTCTGTGCGTCTGCCGGCCGATCCCGCGGATCTGGCGGTGCGCGTGCGCGATGTGCTGACCATTCGTCGCCTCGGGCACGAGCTTGCCCTTGCCCACAACATGCTGAGCAAGAAGCAGCGCGAATTCGGCGAAAGTCTGCGCGCCGCGGCGCAGATTCAGAAAAATCTTCTGCCCCGCCATCTGCCCAAAGTCGAAACCCTCAATTTCGCTTATCGCTTCATGCCTTGCGAGGCCGTCGGCGGCGATCTTTTCAACGTGCTGCGCCTCGACGAAGACACGGTCATGGCCTACTTGTTTGATGTCAGCGGCCATGGCGTATCCGCGGCCATGGTCGGCGTTTCGGTGCACCAGAGCCTTTCGCCGCACAGCGGGCACATCGTCAAGCAGCGTCTCGATCAGCCCCCCTACTACCGGATTCCGGGACCGGCTCAGGTCATGGCGGCGCTGGAAGCCGAGTTTCCCTTCGAGCGGTTCGATAAATTTTTCACCATCGCCTATCTGCTCATCGATATCCACAGCGGCCGGGTGCGCTATTGCAATGCTGGCCATCCACCCTCTTTGCTGCTGCGCGCCGATGGTTCGGTGGAGACTCTCGATCAGGGCGGCGGACTCATCGGCCTGAGCGAGGTGGGAGCGTTCAACGAAAGCGAGGTGCGCCTCAATCCGGGGGATCGCATTTTTCTGCATTCCGACGGGATTGTGGAATATACCAACAGCATGCGTGAGTTTTTCGGCGAGGAGCGCTTTCTGCGCAAGCTCGGCGAATTCAAACGCCATGAGCTGGGCAAGGTGTGTGACAAGGTCA